The following proteins are encoded in a genomic region of Sneathiella marina:
- a CDS encoding AMP-binding protein: protein MALISAIEKSHRSMVEGRDVPWLLDQWVTRNPDKPFLVWEPFDGRRKIYTYAEVGQKVDALAGALHAKGITLGDSILIHLDNSPEFIISWFACVKIGAIAVSTNTRSVARDMSYFAEHSGVVAAITQPCFAKLVFDTAPNVSFLILTDNDSGVPASAPEDIPHLAFSDLLKADNEIPTRAVDPHADLSVQFTSGTTSRPKAVLWSHANAIWGAQMSAAHMRLRDDDITQVFLPLFHTNAQSYSMLAMLWVGGTIVVQPKFSASRFWDVARRNKCTWASLIPFCVKALLAQDPPPDHCFRFWGPGIRMKIVEETYGIKTFGWWGMTEIITQGIFGDIDQPGPDLGIGRVAPGYDIEIRDEKGAYITPGSRGLLYIRGVRGVSLFKEYFDNDEANAKAFDDDGWFETGDLIVMDEEGNLFFGDREKDMLKVGGENVAASEIESVINETGWVNECAVVGQKHSMLDEVPVVFLIPSPSAPVDLAAQLVDVCEKNLTDFKVIRDVIIVDEFPRSTLEKIAKNELRARLPTIEA from the coding sequence ATGGCATTGATAAGCGCTATTGAAAAATCCCACAGATCCATGGTGGAAGGCCGCGATGTTCCCTGGCTGCTCGATCAATGGGTAACCCGCAACCCTGATAAACCGTTCTTGGTATGGGAACCTTTTGACGGACGCAGAAAAATCTATACCTATGCTGAAGTCGGGCAAAAGGTAGATGCGTTGGCGGGCGCATTGCATGCAAAAGGGATCACTTTAGGGGACAGCATCCTGATCCATTTGGATAATAGTCCGGAATTTATAATATCCTGGTTCGCCTGCGTTAAAATTGGTGCCATAGCCGTGTCGACCAATACCCGATCGGTTGCCCGGGATATGAGTTATTTTGCCGAACATTCTGGTGTCGTTGCTGCAATCACACAGCCCTGTTTCGCAAAACTGGTTTTTGATACAGCGCCAAATGTTAGTTTCCTGATCTTAACGGATAATGACTCTGGTGTTCCAGCATCGGCTCCTGAAGACATTCCCCATCTGGCGTTTTCTGACTTACTCAAAGCTGACAATGAAATTCCGACGCGCGCCGTCGATCCACATGCCGACTTAAGTGTGCAATTTACGTCCGGCACGACCTCACGACCAAAAGCAGTATTGTGGTCCCATGCAAACGCTATCTGGGGTGCACAAATGAGCGCAGCGCATATGCGACTTCGGGACGACGATATCACCCAGGTTTTTTTGCCGTTATTTCATACGAACGCCCAATCCTATTCAATGTTAGCGATGTTATGGGTTGGTGGTACGATTGTTGTACAACCAAAATTTTCTGCCTCGCGCTTCTGGGATGTTGCCCGGAGGAATAAATGCACATGGGCCTCCCTCATTCCCTTTTGTGTAAAGGCCCTGCTTGCTCAAGACCCGCCGCCGGACCATTGTTTTCGTTTCTGGGGCCCGGGAATTCGTATGAAAATAGTCGAGGAAACATACGGCATTAAAACATTTGGCTGGTGGGGAATGACCGAAATTATCACTCAAGGAATATTTGGCGATATCGATCAACCCGGACCTGATCTGGGAATTGGACGGGTAGCGCCGGGATATGATATCGAAATTCGCGATGAAAAGGGAGCTTACATTACCCCGGGCTCACGCGGCCTGCTCTATATTCGGGGGGTTCGCGGGGTCAGCCTGTTCAAGGAATATTTTGACAATGACGAAGCAAATGCCAAGGCATTTGATGACGATGGCTGGTTTGAAACAGGAGATCTCATTGTCATGGATGAGGAGGGAAATCTGTTTTTTGGAGACCGCGAAAAAGATATGCTGAAAGTAGGCGGTGAAAATGTGGCCGCGTCTGAAATCGAATCCGTCATCAATGAAACCGGCTGGGTTAATGAATGTGCCGTGGTCGGGCAAAAGCATTCAATGCTGGATGAAGTGCCCGTGGTCTTTCTCATCCCAAGCCCGTCGGCGCCAGTAGATCTTGCTGCGCAGCTCGTAGATGTCTGCGAAAAAAACCTCACGGATTTCAAAGTAATCCGCGATGTGATAATTGTAGATGAGTTTCCTCGCTCCACCTTAGAGAAAATCGCCAAAAACGAGTTACGCGCAAGACTGCCAACTATCGAAGCCTGA
- a CDS encoding acyltransferase family protein encodes MLTLAAYSTYILSGSAENLYQWSKSFAPYEMREHLGMSKRYLLQYGHLVFLFTLLFLSRYIFIEPRDFPLSEKFISTVAKYTPAVFLFHFPILFFLAAITNYDRTRLLDQVLLLVSVLAISVSLGKICFIIKPAFDKCEAISIKFLTKKYPVKVSIERLPLRLTTVHSKYLNFVKIVSMGAIVFGHFSFREFTNYSLPGFDGSAPRFAVPVFFMLSGYFLMLSIDRCTTDAPVLFFRRFWSLYYLIVPMLLFVPLMDNIGYAEGAQIYQYDDYYVFERERGPLGVPIFLATWINSLLYLNEIWLYTLSGLSDMRGGIVAFSNDPYWFICYLIPYTLLMIVGRMVQGLKKYLIISLICLIIGPPILMLAPLFFAGALAYILHKRIGGPL; translated from the coding sequence TTGCTGACGCTTGCTGCTTACAGCACTTATATTCTCAGCGGTTCGGCCGAGAATCTTTACCAATGGTCAAAGAGTTTCGCGCCTTACGAAATGCGTGAGCATTTGGGGATGAGCAAACGATATCTCTTGCAGTATGGTCATTTGGTTTTTTTGTTTACGCTTTTATTTCTGTCGAGATACATTTTCATAGAGCCCAGGGATTTTCCACTCTCCGAAAAGTTTATCAGCACCGTTGCCAAATATACTCCTGCCGTATTTTTATTTCATTTTCCAATCTTGTTCTTTCTGGCTGCTATTACAAACTATGATCGAACCCGACTACTCGATCAGGTTCTTTTATTGGTTTCTGTTTTGGCCATTTCCGTATCGCTTGGAAAAATCTGTTTTATTATCAAACCTGCGTTTGATAAATGCGAAGCGATTTCGATCAAATTCCTTACGAAAAAATATCCCGTAAAAGTCTCCATTGAACGACTTCCTTTGCGTCTTACGACAGTGCATAGCAAATATCTCAATTTTGTGAAAATTGTGTCCATGGGTGCTATTGTATTTGGACATTTCAGCTTCAGGGAATTTACTAATTACTCTTTGCCCGGTTTTGACGGATCAGCACCTAGGTTTGCAGTACCGGTGTTTTTCATGCTTTCCGGTTACTTTCTGATGCTGAGCATAGACCGGTGTACGACCGATGCTCCTGTTTTATTTTTCCGCCGCTTCTGGAGTTTGTACTATCTAATCGTGCCAATGCTTTTATTCGTTCCCTTAATGGATAATATTGGTTATGCCGAGGGAGCTCAGATCTATCAGTATGACGATTATTATGTGTTTGAGCGTGAACGGGGTCCACTCGGGGTACCCATTTTTTTAGCGACCTGGATTAACAGTCTTTTGTATCTTAATGAAATATGGCTCTACACTCTTTCTGGGTTGAGTGATATGCGTGGTGGCATTGTTGCCTTCAGCAATGACCCATATTGGTTTATTTGCTATCTGATCCCTTACACATTACTCATGATTGTCGGACGCATGGTTCAAGGGTTGAAAAAATACCTGATAATAAGCTTGATTTGTCTGATCATCGGTCCGCCGATTTTAATGTTAGCCCCTTTGTTTTTTGCCGGGGCATTAGCGTATATTCTCCATAAGCGAATAGGAGGTCCGTTGTGA
- the cyoA gene encoding ubiquinol oxidase subunit II, whose product MGEYLLGGFKNGKSRISALFLVLLAASLTGCGLMDAPVLDPKGPIATAERDLLFAAFCLMLIVLIPVFAMTLFFSWRYRENGGKGKHRPKWASSSIIETFVWLVPIVIIISLSYLTWTYTFKLDPYRALESDKPAINVQVIAQDWKWLFIYPDYNIASVNELAFPSNRPLSLEITSDTVMNSFMVPALGGQIYAMAGMTTRLQLLADENGSFTGRNTQFSGDGFSDQHFQAVAMTEQEFENWVAARTQSPEILDGTRYRKLAAKSVAHPVEYFSDVVPDLFKGIIAKYTSRDCPGDSESIQLICQEGR is encoded by the coding sequence ATGGGTGAATATTTATTAGGTGGATTTAAAAACGGCAAATCCAGGATTTCCGCTCTTTTTCTTGTTTTACTGGCTGCTTCTTTAACTGGATGCGGGTTGATGGATGCCCCGGTACTGGATCCCAAAGGACCCATTGCGACAGCAGAGCGGGATCTGCTATTTGCTGCCTTTTGTCTGATGCTTATCGTTTTAATCCCGGTCTTTGCCATGACCTTGTTCTTTAGTTGGCGATATCGTGAAAATGGCGGTAAAGGAAAACATCGGCCAAAATGGGCCTCTTCCTCGATAATTGAAACATTCGTCTGGCTTGTTCCGATTGTGATTATCATCTCTCTCAGTTATTTGACCTGGACCTACACATTTAAGCTAGATCCCTATCGGGCACTTGAATCAGATAAACCAGCAATCAATGTTCAAGTAATCGCGCAGGACTGGAAATGGCTATTTATTTACCCTGATTACAATATTGCCAGCGTTAATGAGCTGGCTTTCCCCAGCAATAGACCATTAAGCCTGGAAATCACTTCAGACACGGTCATGAATTCCTTTATGGTGCCTGCCTTGGGCGGGCAAATCTATGCCATGGCGGGAATGACGACACGGCTTCAGCTTCTGGCGGATGAAAACGGCAGCTTTACTGGGCGAAACACTCAATTTAGTGGCGACGGTTTTTCCGATCAGCATTTTCAGGCAGTTGCCATGACGGAACAAGAGTTTGAGAATTGGGTAGCTGCCCGGACGCAATCACCTGAAATACTGGATGGTACAAGATACCGTAAGCTTGCAGCCAAAAGCGTGGCGCACCCTGTGGAATATTTCTCCGATGTCGTTCCTGATCTATTCAAAGGCATCATAGCGAAATATACATCTCGTGACTGCCCGGGCGACAGTGAAAGTATTCAATTAATATGTCAGGAGGGCCGGTAA
- a CDS encoding YqiA/YcfP family alpha/beta fold hydrolase: MRIRKILKSWAVKLQILPLLILLVSNPYADAAAIEFGMFKENTIFSKDTDGFKDKVLLLFHGLRSAHPNGTFRRLNKALSDEYSVVGVNYNYMDVERNKREFDDLWTRYLAGHEVFVFGASLGGFWADYFANKYGVEKMVLVNPVTSPILDLTQFIGEQYSERRQQQFVVALEHIEDYAALRLPAHPNTKSLVILTRDDPVINFRQAMEKYLKNENSQLVIFGTGGHSLQLSDPIYLSVMKAFLESK, encoded by the coding sequence GTGAGAATTCGAAAGATACTTAAAAGCTGGGCTGTCAAATTACAGATTTTGCCTTTGCTCATCCTGCTGGTTTCCAATCCTTATGCGGACGCGGCGGCGATCGAGTTCGGTATGTTTAAAGAGAATACAATTTTTTCGAAGGATACAGATGGTTTTAAGGACAAAGTCCTGCTGCTGTTCCATGGGCTTCGGTCCGCGCATCCAAATGGTACCTTTAGAAGATTGAACAAGGCGTTATCGGATGAGTATAGCGTCGTCGGGGTCAATTATAACTACATGGATGTAGAGCGAAACAAACGTGAGTTCGATGACTTATGGACGCGTTATTTGGCCGGCCATGAAGTTTTCGTCTTTGGTGCGTCGTTGGGTGGTTTTTGGGCCGATTACTTTGCTAATAAATATGGAGTTGAAAAAATGGTCTTGGTGAATCCAGTTACATCCCCAATACTGGATTTGACCCAGTTTATTGGTGAGCAATATAGTGAAAGACGGCAGCAGCAATTTGTCGTGGCATTGGAGCATATAGAAGACTACGCAGCCCTAAGGCTTCCCGCTCACCCAAATACCAAAAGCCTTGTTATTTTAACGCGTGATGATCCGGTCATTAATTTTCGACAGGCGATGGAGAAATACTTGAAAAATGAAAATAGTCAGCTCGTTATTTTCGGAACTGGTGGCCATTCATTGCAGTTATCTGATCCCATATACTTATCTGTAATGAAAGCTTTCCTGGAATCCAAATAG
- a CDS encoding nitroreductase — MNVEEAIRSRKSVRAFTDRTVPQETIERILKLSQQAPSGTNTQPWHTYVCTGAVKNAIATDVCDLFDQGKAEKYEDYDYYPSNWKDIHRDRRRGVGWSLYGLLGIQKGDRERTMIQAKRNYKFFDAPVGMFFTMDAYLGKGSWSDVGLYMQTVMLAARGEGLHTCPQAAWISFQEPIFRHLNIPDDQVLVSGMALGYEDTNAIENTLVSDREDVANVVQYIGFEPADT, encoded by the coding sequence ATGAATGTTGAAGAAGCAATCCGTTCTCGAAAATCTGTCCGGGCCTTCACAGACCGGACCGTCCCGCAGGAAACCATCGAAAGAATTTTAAAGCTGTCCCAACAGGCGCCGAGCGGCACTAATACCCAGCCGTGGCATACATATGTCTGTACTGGCGCTGTAAAAAACGCCATTGCCACTGATGTGTGCGATCTATTTGATCAAGGCAAAGCTGAAAAATATGAAGACTATGACTATTATCCTTCAAACTGGAAGGATATTCATCGGGATCGTCGGCGCGGAGTCGGCTGGAGCCTATATGGGTTACTCGGCATCCAAAAAGGCGATCGTGAAAGAACAATGATCCAGGCCAAAAGAAACTATAAATTTTTTGACGCCCCGGTCGGAATGTTTTTCACAATGGATGCCTATCTCGGTAAAGGAAGCTGGTCCGATGTCGGGCTATATATGCAAACGGTGATGCTTGCTGCAAGAGGTGAAGGTTTGCATACCTGTCCGCAAGCAGCCTGGATCTCTTTTCAGGAGCCAATCTTCAGGCACCTCAATATTCCAGATGATCAGGTGCTTGTTTCGGGCATGGCATTGGGATATGAAGATACCAATGCCATAGAAAATACACTGGTTAGCGATCGCGAAGATGTTGCCAACGTCGTGCAGTATATAGGCTTCGAACCCGCAGATACTTAA
- a CDS encoding amidase family protein: MDEIWQWGAVKTAAAIRNKDISAKDAVAAALLRMEKMNGSVNAVTVDLSTEARKAADEADAIQSTGVATGPLHGVPITIKENVDQAGYSTPNGIPDLDKIIANEDSPVVSNLRKAGAIIIGRTNTPEFSYRWFTDNPLRGKTLNPWDHGITPGGSSGGASSSVALGIGAMGHGNDLGGSLRYPAYACGVATIRPSMGRVPAYNPTATEERPPMVQLMSVQGPIAREVRDVRLSLEAMIQPDPRDPWHTAAPLDGPHLDGPIKVALTKTPAGVSCHPTVAKAVDEAGHLLAAAGYEVELIDPPLVAEIAEAWRSLLMTDTQVMSETAMRAMGSEDFIRVLDGYLAASNARDLDGQTRAFADRTRLLRAWSVFMERYPLVVAPVSQTPPFPQDADQQGNDRIREMLDEQSMLYAINLLGLPSAAVPLGITDGIPTGVQIIGRRFREDTCLDAAQIIENTVGVLAHQLWARE; this comes from the coding sequence ATGGATGAAATCTGGCAATGGGGTGCCGTAAAAACGGCTGCAGCAATCCGCAACAAAGACATCAGTGCCAAAGACGCCGTTGCTGCCGCTTTATTGCGTATGGAAAAAATGAACGGCAGCGTAAATGCCGTGACGGTCGATTTGTCAACGGAAGCCCGCAAAGCCGCAGACGAGGCAGATGCTATTCAATCGACAGGTGTCGCAACGGGCCCACTGCATGGCGTTCCCATTACGATCAAGGAAAATGTCGATCAAGCAGGATATAGTACGCCCAACGGAATTCCCGATCTTGACAAAATCATCGCGAATGAAGATTCACCGGTCGTTTCAAATTTGAGAAAAGCGGGTGCAATTATCATCGGCCGGACAAACACACCGGAATTCAGCTACCGTTGGTTTACCGACAATCCGTTGCGTGGGAAGACCTTGAACCCGTGGGATCATGGGATCACACCGGGTGGATCCTCCGGCGGTGCCTCCTCATCCGTCGCCTTGGGGATTGGAGCAATGGGGCATGGCAACGATCTTGGTGGCTCCCTGCGGTATCCAGCCTATGCTTGCGGTGTTGCAACTATTCGCCCCAGTATGGGTCGAGTTCCCGCCTACAACCCGACTGCCACGGAAGAGCGTCCGCCGATGGTCCAACTCATGTCCGTTCAGGGCCCCATTGCCAGAGAAGTGAGGGATGTGCGCTTATCGCTTGAGGCGATGATCCAGCCCGACCCCCGGGATCCTTGGCACACGGCAGCACCTCTAGATGGACCACATTTAGACGGGCCAATTAAAGTCGCATTAACGAAAACTCCGGCTGGTGTTTCCTGTCATCCAACCGTCGCCAAGGCTGTTGATGAAGCAGGACATCTGTTAGCCGCCGCAGGCTATGAGGTTGAACTGATTGATCCGCCGCTGGTTGCGGAGATTGCCGAGGCGTGGCGCAGCCTGTTGATGACGGATACCCAGGTCATGAGTGAAACTGCAATGCGCGCCATGGGCTCCGAGGACTTCATTCGCGTCCTTGACGGATACCTGGCAGCCTCTAACGCGCGGGATCTTGACGGCCAGACACGTGCTTTCGCAGATCGCACTCGCTTACTTCGGGCTTGGTCCGTCTTTATGGAAAGATATCCTCTCGTTGTCGCACCTGTCTCTCAGACGCCTCCCTTTCCACAAGACGCTGATCAACAGGGTAATGACCGGATCCGTGAAATGCTGGATGAACAAAGTATGCTTTATGCAATAAACCTTTTAGGACTTCCCTCGGCGGCCGTCCCCTTGGGCATTACTGATGGCATACCTACAGGCGTGCAAATCATCGGGCGACGGTTTCGAGAAGATACCTGCCTGGATGCAGCGCAAATTATCGAAAACACTGTTGGCGTTTTAGCCCATCAATTATGGGCCAGAGAATAA
- a CDS encoding VOC family protein, translating to MLEFWQTEIGLSFDHMGKLGGGVQQHRHFLGDGPTGPILKINHARDPLPIAPAAGYRELLLARENITEPKHFLDPDGNAVSLIPANYLGISGIGVRVKVTSLVAFDDFYGRILSLPAKPEAGDHAYICGTSVIIAELDPEATSDAQQLAKGYRYLTAQIYDADGEYKNVIDLGGNGGHEPRTLGTTVRYGFIRDADGNWIELSQRATLTGPL from the coding sequence ATGCTGGAGTTCTGGCAAACTGAAATAGGCCTTTCATTTGATCATATGGGGAAATTGGGAGGCGGCGTTCAGCAACATCGTCATTTTTTGGGGGACGGACCAACAGGCCCCATTCTTAAAATTAACCACGCGCGTGATCCATTGCCAATAGCACCGGCGGCGGGCTACAGAGAGCTTTTGCTCGCACGGGAAAATATTACAGAGCCTAAGCATTTTCTTGATCCCGATGGGAATGCGGTGTCGTTGATCCCGGCTAATTACCTGGGGATTTCCGGAATTGGTGTTCGGGTGAAAGTGACAAGTTTGGTTGCCTTCGATGATTTTTACGGGCGAATATTATCTCTTCCTGCAAAGCCGGAAGCTGGTGATCATGCCTACATCTGCGGTACCAGTGTTATAATTGCTGAGCTGGACCCTGAGGCAACCAGCGATGCTCAGCAGCTTGCAAAAGGATATCGCTATTTAACTGCGCAGATCTATGATGCGGATGGCGAATATAAAAATGTTATCGATCTTGGTGGAAACGGAGGACATGAGCCGCGAACGCTTGGTACAACCGTTCGCTATGGTTTTATCCGAGATGCGGATGGGAACTGGATTGAGTTATCTCAACGCGCCACCCTCACGGGGCCTTTATAA
- a CDS encoding acyl-CoA dehydrogenase family protein, with protein sequence MSGNDQELFNLAMSEEARPLLHALQKHIEENVAPITEEFFALNEGKEDRWSWHPRQLELLDGAKAKAKESGLWNFFLPDADTGEGLSNLDYAYIASELGKYSLASETLNCSAPDTGNMEVLERVGTPAQKEKWLKPLLNGEIRSAYAMTEPGQASSDAKNISTTAHLENGEWVINGEKYYISGAGDPRCKIMITMVKTSPDAPASKQQSQILVPIDTPGVEILEGMQVFGEDHAPRGHMHIKFNNVRVPEENMLLGEGRGFEISQVRLGPGRIHHCMRSLGQAEKALELMVNRAGSRTAFGKTILKLGKNVEVISRARIEIDAMRLMVLQAAKAMDVLGNREARVYVSAVKAMVPEKVCVIIDQAIQMHGATGVSQWTPLATMYAHQRHLRFADGPDEVHHMVVGRAEAQKHDMW encoded by the coding sequence ATGTCGGGAAACGACCAGGAATTGTTCAACCTAGCTATGTCAGAAGAAGCACGCCCTTTGCTTCATGCTTTGCAAAAGCATATTGAGGAAAATGTCGCACCAATAACGGAAGAATTCTTTGCATTAAACGAAGGAAAAGAAGACCGTTGGAGTTGGCATCCCCGTCAGTTGGAGTTGCTGGACGGTGCGAAAGCAAAAGCCAAGGAATCCGGATTATGGAATTTTTTCCTGCCCGATGCGGATACCGGTGAAGGACTGAGCAATCTTGACTATGCCTATATCGCGTCCGAGCTTGGCAAATACAGTCTGGCGTCTGAAACCTTGAATTGTAGCGCACCGGACACCGGGAATATGGAAGTATTGGAGCGGGTTGGAACGCCTGCCCAAAAGGAAAAATGGTTGAAGCCGCTATTGAACGGAGAGATAAGGTCAGCCTATGCAATGACGGAACCCGGTCAAGCGTCTTCTGATGCGAAGAATATTAGCACGACAGCTCATCTGGAAAATGGCGAATGGGTCATTAATGGTGAAAAATACTATATTTCGGGTGCTGGTGATCCAAGATGCAAGATCATGATTACCATGGTCAAAACCAGTCCTGATGCACCGGCCTCAAAACAACAATCGCAAATTCTCGTGCCGATTGACACGCCGGGCGTGGAGATTCTTGAAGGGATGCAGGTTTTTGGTGAAGACCATGCCCCGCGCGGTCATATGCATATCAAATTCAATAATGTACGGGTTCCAGAAGAGAATATGCTGCTGGGTGAAGGGCGAGGATTTGAGATTTCTCAAGTCAGACTGGGACCTGGGCGTATTCATCATTGTATGCGATCGTTGGGCCAGGCAGAAAAAGCCCTGGAGTTGATGGTCAACCGCGCCGGTAGCCGCACAGCTTTCGGTAAAACGATTTTGAAACTTGGCAAGAATGTTGAGGTTATTTCCCGGGCGCGCATAGAAATTGACGCCATGCGGCTGATGGTCCTTCAAGCAGCCAAGGCGATGGACGTGCTTGGAAATAGGGAAGCGCGTGTCTATGTCAGTGCGGTGAAGGCGATGGTGCCGGAAAAAGTCTGTGTGATTATTGATCAGGCAATCCAAATGCACGGCGCCACCGGCGTCTCGCAATGGACACCGCTGGCCACAATGTACGCCCATCAGCGCCACCTTCGGTTTGCCGATGGCCCGGATGAAGTACATCATATGGTCGTTGGTCGTGCCGAAGCGCAAAAGCATGATATGTGGTAG
- a CDS encoding GFA family protein: MDVQGGCYCGAIRYEAKGEPQMKLQCHCRQCQYFTGGHPNVVMGMLNAGFSFTKGTPKEFCKSDLEGARTRVFCGDCGTHLLTLSPSLPDGVLIKVGTLDDPSVFGMPNVAIQTADSQSFHHHLENVPSHERWVAK; this comes from the coding sequence ATGGACGTTCAGGGAGGGTGCTACTGCGGCGCCATAAGATATGAGGCGAAAGGTGAACCCCAGATGAAACTTCAGTGTCATTGTCGTCAATGTCAGTATTTCACTGGAGGTCATCCAAATGTTGTAATGGGCATGTTAAATGCCGGCTTTTCTTTCACCAAAGGGACGCCAAAGGAATTTTGTAAATCAGATCTGGAAGGTGCCAGGACACGTGTTTTTTGCGGTGATTGCGGCACGCATCTGTTAACGCTTTCACCTAGTCTCCCAGACGGGGTCCTTATTAAAGTTGGAACCCTGGATGACCCCAGTGTCTTTGGCATGCCGAATGTGGCTATTCAAACTGCAGATAGCCAGTCTTTCCATCATCATCTGGAAAACGTCCCTTCTCATGAAAGGTGGGTTGCTAAATAG
- a CDS encoding MBL fold metallo-hydrolase — translation MKIFTKSVSVKTASRGLLSAMLASLLLVACETTSQTMAETKKPPHHTAEGYRNLHIEHPDKNFFDFLYMRFFSDVEWADHESRAAEITVKDLDIDLVNEPGTRNQVSWLGHSTFLIQKGGKNILTDPIFADRASPVPFAGPARYIKHVVDYDKLPDIDYVVISHNHYDHLDSETISRLGNTPMYLVPLGLKAWFVEQGILAERIREHDWWDRTKLDGVTIQAMPSQHWSARGLGDRHETLWASWYLDFGDRTLWFGGDTGYNPVQFKEIGAATGGVDLALIPIGGYAPRSFMKTYHVNPEEAIFIHQDIQATKSIGMHWGTFPLTAEGPIDPQIELMSKRKKHLLSDEEFSTMIVGETFEW, via the coding sequence ATGAAAATATTTACCAAAAGTGTTTCAGTAAAAACGGCCAGCCGTGGGTTGTTGTCCGCCATGCTGGCGTCCCTGCTTCTGGTTGCCTGCGAAACCACCAGTCAAACAATGGCAGAGACGAAAAAACCGCCGCACCATACTGCAGAGGGGTATCGAAACTTACATATCGAGCATCCTGACAAGAATTTTTTTGATTTTCTCTATATGCGATTTTTCAGCGATGTTGAATGGGCGGATCATGAAAGCCGCGCGGCGGAAATTACGGTCAAGGACCTGGATATTGATTTGGTTAATGAGCCTGGCACGCGTAATCAGGTTAGCTGGCTCGGCCACTCCACCTTTTTAATTCAAAAAGGCGGTAAAAATATTCTGACGGATCCGATTTTTGCCGACAGAGCGTCACCCGTGCCGTTCGCCGGGCCTGCCAGATACATCAAGCATGTGGTTGATTATGATAAATTGCCGGACATTGACTATGTTGTCATCAGCCATAACCATTATGACCATCTGGATAGCGAAACCATAAGCCGATTGGGCAATACGCCAATGTATTTAGTTCCCTTGGGCCTTAAAGCCTGGTTTGTTGAGCAAGGAATTCTGGCTGAAAGAATTCGAGAGCATGACTGGTGGGATCGGACTAAATTGGACGGGGTTACTATTCAGGCAATGCCCTCACAACATTGGTCGGCGCGCGGACTGGGAGATCGACATGAAACCCTGTGGGCGAGTTGGTATCTGGATTTTGGCGACCGTACTTTGTGGTTTGGCGGTGATACGGGGTATAACCCTGTCCAGTTTAAGGAGATTGGCGCGGCGACAGGCGGCGTGGATTTAGCGCTTATTCCCATCGGCGGTTATGCTCCCCGATCCTTCATGAAGACCTATCATGTAAATCCGGAAGAGGCGATATTCATCCATCAGGATATTCAAGCGACCAAAAGTATTGGAATGCATTGGGGAACCTTTCCTCTGACGGCAGAAGGACCGATCGACCCGCAAATCGAGCTCATGTCAAAGCGCAAGAAACATCTCTTATCAGACGAAGAATTTTCGACCATGATTGTTGGCGAAACCTTCGAATGGTAA